The following proteins are encoded in a genomic region of Cyclonatronum proteinivorum:
- a CDS encoding tetratricopeptide repeat protein, which yields MFYKTANQCYKKALSDIESNNLGSAIDWLKMAINKKNEAEYWHLLACCLFETGNHNEAFDIWRDLVYQSKYDPSIEAIDYIFYNAAVDNYNEGGFYEAEDLILSIVDEPFGLNADKVYLIAMSQLKQSKFDDGWQNMEIAAQMGHDEAKSLLKRKESQSNHTNKSSQSGPNDFNKWVSRVGKYAAGGVIFALTGQITSEFFD from the coding sequence ATGTTTTATAAAACAGCGAATCAATGTTACAAGAAAGCTTTATCAGATATTGAATCTAATAATTTAGGTTCTGCTATTGATTGGCTTAAAATGGCCATTAATAAGAAAAATGAAGCTGAATATTGGCACTTATTAGCATGTTGTTTGTTTGAGACAGGAAATCATAATGAGGCCTTTGATATTTGGCGGGATTTAGTTTACCAATCTAAATATGATCCATCAATTGAAGCTATAGATTACATTTTCTACAATGCAGCTGTTGATAACTATAATGAAGGTGGTTTTTATGAAGCTGAAGATCTTATACTAAGTATAGTTGATGAGCCATTTGGATTGAATGCTGATAAAGTCTATTTAATAGCTATGAGCCAATTGAAGCAATCAAAGTTTGATGATGGTTGGCAGAACATGGAAATAGCTGCACAAATGGGGCATGATGAAGCTAAGTCTTTATTGAAAAGGAAAGAATCGCAGAGCAATCATACAAATAAGTCTTCCCAATCAGGGCCAAATGATTTTAACAAATGGGTTTCAAGAGTTGGTAAATATGCTGCGGGCGGTGTAATCTTTGCTTTAACAGGCCAAATAACTAGTGAATTTTTTGACTAA